CACTGATTTCTGGAGTCTGCAATAGCATTCTGCTCTTTTGTGGCCTTCTCATCGCCGGGACATTCACTGTTGTCACAAGCAGCCGGTTCAATTTCGACAACATCGTTTTGGTCGCTGCGATTGTATGCGTGTTCGGCTTGAGCTTCTTTGCCGGCATCATCGCGCTCATTGGAATTATGAAAGCGCACAACCTGGCGCGAAGAGCAGAACGGTTTCGCTTGGGGTTGGACGCGGGGAGGCAGAGAATAGATTCGGCCAGACGGCACTCGGTGTTGCTGTCAGTGGCCGCGTTCTACCTGACAATAGCTGCATCGCTGGCAGCCTTTGCGGTCGTGGCCATATATCTTTTTCAAAGAAATCTGCCGGAATCGTCTCAGTTGAACGGCATTACAATCGTCAAGAGCGCTGGGACGACGACGATAACGGTAGGTAAAGCTCTACAGACAATCCAAATGGGTCACGACGGAAAAGTTTGCAAAACAGTAGTCCCAATCGACGGCGGCCAAATTACCATTGATTCCGCATGCTAAAGCGGCGTTTTCTGACAGCGCGTAGTGCGGCGACAGGAAACCATTGGGCAAATTCGCGAATGTTCACCGTAGCGCCACGGACACGTCGACCGGCCCGCTGGGCTTGGCAATTCACCAAATCTTCGCGCGATCCGATCGTCCCCGACCAGGATAGCATACCCGTGCCGCGCCGACTAAAGCGGTGTATGGATCGACGTTCGCATCTGGCGTAGCGGACGTCGATCGCGGCGAGAGGTTTATGCTGCCTGGGGCAGGTTATCGTTTGCCCCGCACTCTAGCCCGCCCTATCCGCACAAGGGGCGAGGGGGTGGGAAGGTGCCGGCAGATGGATGAGCGATTGTGAGAGCCGCTCACACCTGCGGCCGACGCGCGACCAGCATGTAGTTCACGTCCATGTCCCGCGACAGGTTCCACTGGTTGGCAAGCGGGTTAAAGAAAACGCCGGTGCGGTCGGTGATATCGAGACCGGCGGCAGTGAGCGGCTTTTCGATTTCCTCGGGGCGCACCAGCTTCTCGTACTGGTGCGTGCCCTTCGGTAGCCAGCGCAGGACGTTCTCGGCGGCGAAGATGGCGAGTGCTGCCGCCTTCAGCGTGCGGTTGATGGTGGCGACGAACATCATGCCGCCTGGGCGCACCATCGAGGCGCAGGTGGTGAGGAAGAAATCCACGTCGGCGACGTGTTCCACCACCTCCATGTTCAGGACGATATCGAAGCTTTCGCCGGCTTCCGCCAATGCTTCTGCGGTCACCGCGCGATAATCGACATCGACGCCGCTGCCGGCGGCGTGGGCCTTGGCGATGCCGATGTTCTTCTCCGAGGCATCGGCGCCGACGACGTTTGCGCCCATGCGTGCCATCGGTTCGGACAACAGCCCGCCGCCGCAACCGATGTCGAGGATGCGCAGGCCCTCCAGCGGTCGATGGGCCTTGGGGTTGCGACCGAAATGCGCCGAGGCCAGGTCGCGGATATAGGTGAGGCGGACGGGGTTGAACTTGTGCAGCGGGCGGAATTTGCCGGAAGGATCCCACCACTCCGCGGCCATGGCGGAGAAGCGATCGACCTCGGCCTGATCGATGGTCGTGCGGACTGGCTCGCTCATGGAAGGTCTCCCTGGTTCTTCTGCGCTCTGAAGTCGGACGGTTGCGGCCGGATGTCAAGAGCTGTCAGGCTGGGGCGTTTCTGGCTTCTCCGGTCTGTCGAATTGGACTAGGCTGTTGAGGCTCAGGCTCACTGCGGGGAACGCAGAACCTCGACGCCTACGAGTCCCATATGCGCGGCACTTGGCTTCACAACATGCAGGATACGCCCGAGAGGTTCACGGATTGCGCGCCTCCGGGCGCTTGCCTTGCGAAGAACCTACTTCAACTTCGTGGTTGTTCTGGCGAGCCTTGGGCAGTTGGGACGCGACGATGGATTGCGCCAGTTGGTGCGCGAAGCGGAGGACGCGGCTCCCAACGATTTTCCGGGCTACTGGCGGATCTTCGCGGCGTACTCACACAAAGATCATCATGCCCATTTCATCGATGGGCTGCGAAGATCGGGCCTGTCGGTCGCTCGCTGATCGTTGTCAGACGGGCGGCAGCCTGCCGGCCATCTCCGCCACCGGAAACGACATGCCCGGCGTGAGCGGGATGTGGAGGAGTGCGCATCTTTCGAGCCCAAGACTGGCGTAGAAGGGTTCGGCGTTCAGGCTGGCATGAACGAAGAAGGTGGTGATGCCGACGGCGGCGGCGGCACGAGCGCAATGCTCGTAGATCAGACGTCCGATGCCCTCTCCTAAGTGGTCCGGGTGGGTCGCGAAATGCCGAAGATGCGCAGCCCCGGCCGCAAGCGGGCTCCCGTCCGGTGCGGTGGGTGACCAGCCACCGCAACCGAACAGCATGCGGTCTGGCCCTTCCACGAGGTAGAAGCGGCCGGAGGCGAGCAGGTCGGGTTTGGCTACTGTCATCAGCGGCAGAGCCAGCGCAAGGACGTCTTTGTCATAGGCGGCAGGCATCAGAAATGTGTAGGAGGCGGCAAGCAGGGCACTGACGACTTCAGCGTCGGGAGTCGTCGCGACACGAAGCGACATGGCCAGGCATTCACGGTCTTTCTCCATCGAGGCCTCGTTCTAAGTTTTCTCAGCTAAATCCGCATGCCGGTGCACGAGTTGCCATTGGCCATTCAAGCGACGGAAGATCTCGGTGACGCGCAGGCGCATTGGAACCGGCTCCGCGACGCCTCTGAGGCGCGCCTTAGCGTTCTGGTAGCCGACCCAGTACCCAAGCTTGCCGTCGTGCCCCATGTGGATGATTTCCATGTCGCTCTCGCCGCCCACGTCGAAAAAATTGGCGTCACCGACATAGCGCGCAAGCACTTGTTCGGCGCCCTCGACGACAGGACCCTGTGGATGAAAGAAGCTGGCAGGGGAGTTGGTGGCGGCGATGTCTTCGAGCGGGGCTGTGTCGCCGTTGATGTAGGCCAGCGCCACTTCCTTGCGCTTCTGGATGAATGCGTGGAAATCGTCAGACATGTGTCGGCCTCCGTTCGGCTCACGCGAAGTCTGGTGTCGCCGAAGTGCATCTGCCGTGAGTTGATCACCCCGGCGGCGGCAGTGTGACGATCTTCGACCCTTCCGCAGCCGGTTGCAACAGCGGCGTATCAAGCAATTTGCTCGGATGGTCTAGGCAACCGGAACCGGCTGGAAGGCGGTGCGAACCATGTCGGCCATGCCGGCGATTGCCGCACTCGTTCGCTGCGGGTTGAGCTTGAGCACGACACGCGAGGAGTCGACCGGGGGGAAGCCGTCGTCGCGAGATAATTCGCGGCAATCGGCCGGGATATTGCTGCGGGCAAGCGGAGCGATGGCGAGACCGGCGGATACCGCCGTTTTCAGGCCCCCGGAGGTGTCGCAACTGAAGGCA
The Rhizobium sp. ARZ01 genome window above contains:
- the ubiG gene encoding bifunctional 2-polyprenyl-6-hydroxyphenol methylase/3-demethylubiquinol 3-O-methyltransferase UbiG, which codes for MSEPVRTTIDQAEVDRFSAMAAEWWDPSGKFRPLHKFNPVRLTYIRDLASAHFGRNPKAHRPLEGLRILDIGCGGGLLSEPMARMGANVVGADASEKNIGIAKAHAAGSGVDVDYRAVTAEALAEAGESFDIVLNMEVVEHVADVDFFLTTCASMVRPGGMMFVATINRTLKAAALAIFAAENVLRWLPKGTHQYEKLVRPEEIEKPLTAAGLDITDRTGVFFNPLANQWNLSRDMDVNYMLVARRPQV
- a CDS encoding nuclear transport factor 2 family protein, with product MSDDFHAFIQKRKEVALAYINGDTAPLEDIAATNSPASFFHPQGPVVEGAEQVLARYVGDANFFDVGGESDMEIIHMGHDGKLGYWVGYQNAKARLRGVAEPVPMRLRVTEIFRRLNGQWQLVHRHADLAEKT
- a CDS encoding GNAT family N-acetyltransferase, whose translation is MEKDRECLAMSLRVATTPDAEVVSALLAASYTFLMPAAYDKDVLALALPLMTVAKPDLLASGRFYLVEGPDRMLFGCGGWSPTAPDGSPLAAGAAHLRHFATHPDHLGEGIGRLIYEHCARAAAAVGITTFFVHASLNAEPFYASLGLERCALLHIPLTPGMSFPVAEMAGRLPPV